In a single window of the Vitis vinifera cultivar Pinot Noir 40024 chromosome 6, ASM3070453v1 genome:
- the LOC100265098 gene encoding abscisic-aldehyde oxidase isoform X1, protein MEQSEPTVNDCLVFSVNGERFEVSTIHPSTTLLEFLRSHTPFKGAKLSCGEGGCGACVVLLSKYDPVLDQVDDFAVSSCLTLLCSINGCSITTTEGLGNIKNGFHPIHERFSGFHASQCGFCTPGMCMSFFSALVNAQKTQRPEPPLGFSKLKVSEAERAIAGNLCRCTGYRPIADACKSFAADVDMEDLGFNSFWRKGDSNEVKISSLPLYNHNDKICTFPEFLKNETRPSLLLDSRRYSWNNPVSLEELQSLLGSVEDGNGTRVKVVVGNTGMGYYKEVESYDKYIDLRYIPELSMIRRDNNGIKIGATVTISKAIEALREYSKGGLYSEGDMVYKKIADHMEKIASGFIRNSASLGGNLVMAQRNHFPSDIATVLLAVGSTVNIMNGLKSEELTLEEFFRRPELDSKSILLSVKILSWDQITGISSGAKMKLLFETYRAAPRPLGNALPYLNAALMAEVFHCKTSNGIIISSCQFAFGAYGTKHPIRAAKVEEFLTGKMLSVGVLYEAIKLVRGIVVPDDGTSSPAYRASLAVSFLFEFFSHLVEPNPESHDGSVDGYSTLLVKASELKRISNQLDHGKIPTLLSPAKQVVELNRQYHPVGEPIAKSGAALQASGEAVYVDDIPSPMNCLHGAFIYSTKPYARVKGIKFKPKSLPDGVSSLISFKDIPGENIGSKTIFGIEPLFADDFTRCAGQYIAFVVADTQKHADMAANLAVVDYDVGNLELPILSVEEAVRRSSFFEVPSILNPKKVGDFSRGMAEADHKILSAEIKLGSQYYFYMETQTALAIPDEDNCIVVYSSIQCPEYAHSTISRCLGIPEHNVRVITRRVGGGFGGKAIRAMPVATACALAAYKLRRPVRIYMNRKTDMIIAGGRHPMKITYSVGFKSDGKITALHLDILINAGIAADISPIMPHNLLGALKKYDWGALSFDIKVCKTNHSTKSAMRAPGEVQATFISEAVIEHVASTLSMDVDSVRSKNLHTFNSLKFFYEGSAGEPVDYTLPSIWDKLASSSRLKQRTEMIKQFNMCNKWQKRGISQVPIVHEVSLRPTPGKVSILSDGSVAVEVGGIELGQGLWTKVKQMAAFALSSIQCDGMGDFLEKVRVIQSDTLSLIQGGFTAGSTTSESSCEAIRLCCNILVERLTPTKERLQEQMGSVEWGTLILQAQSQAVNLSASSYYVPDFSSMKYLNYGAAVSEVEVNLLTGETTILQSDIIYDCGQSLNPAVDLGQIEGAFVQGIGFFMLEEYTTNSEGLVVTEGTWTYKIPTIDTIPKQFNVEILNSGHHTKRVLSSKASGEPPLLLAVSVHCATRAAIREARQQLLSWTGLCKSDLTFQLEVPATMPVVKNLCGLENVESYLQSLLS, encoded by the exons ATGGAGCAGTCTGAACCAACTGTCAACGACTGTCTGGTTTTTTCTGTTAATGGGGAGAGGTTTGAGGTCTCCACCATCCACCCTTCCACTACTTTGCTTGAATTCTTGCGTTCTCACACTCCTTTCAAAGGTGCCAAGCTCAGCTGTGGTGAAG GTGGCTGTGGTGCTTGTGTTGTTCTTCTGTCCAAGTATGACCCTGTGCTTGACCAGGTGGATGATTTTGCAGTGAGTTCATGTCTTACACTGCTTTGCAGTATAAATGGATGTTCAATTACTACAACTGAAGGCCTTGGGAACATAAAAAATGGGTTCCACCCAATTCATGAAAGGTTCTCTGGATTCCATGCTTCTCAGTGTGGCTTTTGTACTCCTGGAATGTGCATGTCATTCTTCTCGGCTCTTGTCAATGCTCAGAAAACCCAGCGGCCAGAGCCCCCTCTGGGATTCTCCAAGCTTAAAGTTTCTGAAGCTGAAAGGGCTATTGCAGGAAATCTCTGTCGCTGTACTGGGTATCGACCCATTGCTGATGCCTGCAAAAGTTTTGCAGCAGATGTTGATATGGAGGATTTGGGGTTTAATTCTTTTTGGAGAAAGGGAGATAGTAATGAAGTGAAAATAAGCAGCTTACCCTTGTATAACCATAATGATAAGATTTGTACATTTCCCGAGTTCTTGAAAAATGAAACTAGGCCTTCTTTGCTTTTAGACTCTAGAAGATACTCCTGGAATAATCCTGTTAGCCTTGAGGAACTTCAAAGCTTATTGGGTTCTGTTGAGGATGGAAATGGAACTCGGGTTAAAGTAGTTGTTGGTAACACCGGTATGGGTTATTATAAGGAAGTAGAAAGCTATGACAAATATATTGATCTAAGATATATCCCTGAACTCTCAATGATTAGAAGGGATAATAATGGGATAAAAATTGGAGCAACTGTAACAATTTCTAAAGCTATTGAAGCTCTAAGGGAATACAGCAAAGGTGGACTTTACTCAGAAGGAGACATGGTCTATAAAAAAATTGCTGACCATATGGAAAAAATTGCTTCAGGGTTCATCCGGAACTCAGCTAGTCTAGGTGGAAATCTTGTGATGGCACAAAGGAACCATTTTCCATCTGACATTGCTACAGTACTTCTTGCAGTAGGTTCAACAGTAAATATAATGAATGGTCTCAAAAGTGAAGAGCTTACATTGGAGGAGTTCTTCAGAAGGCCAGAGTTAGATTCCAAAAGTATACTCTTAAGTGTCAAAATCCTGTCTTGGGATCAGATTACAGGCATTTCTTCCGGGGCCAAGATGAAGTTACTGTTTGAAACGTATCGAGCTGCACCACGACCCCTAGGAAATGCATTGCCCTATTTAAATGCTGCTTTAATGGCTGAAGTTTTTCATTGTAAAACTTCTAATGGGATTATTATAAGTAGCTGCCAGTTTGCTTTTGGTGCTTATGGGACTAAACATCCAATAAGAGCTGCAAAAGTTGAAGAATTTTTAACTGGAAAAATGCTAAGTGTTGGTGTTCTATATGAAGCTATTAAATTAGTTAGAGGCATTGTGGTACCTGATGATGGCACTTCAAGTCCAGCTTACAGGGCAAGCTTGGCTGTCAGTTTTCTTTTTGAGTTCTTTAGCCATTTGGTTGAGCCTAATCCTGAATCTCATGATGGTTCTGTGGATGGATATAGTACTTTACTGGTCAAAGCTTCTGAACTAAAAAGAATTAGCAACCAGTTAGATCATGGTAAAATCCCAACCTTGCTATCTCCTGCAAAGCAGGTAGTGGAATTGAATAGACAGTATCATCCAGTTGGTGAGCCAATTGCAAAATCTGGAGCTGCACTCCAAGCTTCTG GTGAGGctgtttatgtggatgacattccTTCTCCAATGAATTGCCTACACGGGGCTTTCATTTATAGTACGAAGCCTTACGCTCGAGTAAAGGGTATCAAATTTAAGCCTAAATCACTGCCAGATGGAGTCAGTTCACTTATTTCTTTCAAAGATATCCCAGGGGAGAACATAGGCTCTAAAACTATATTTGGTATTGAGCCTTTATTTGCTGATGATTTTACTCGATGTGCCGGACAGTATATTGCTTTTGTG GTTGCAGACACACAGAAACATGCAGATATGGCTGCAAACCTTGCAGTGGTTGATTATGATGTGGGAAATTTGGAACTGCCCATTTTATCTGTAGAAGAGGCTGTTAGGAGATCTAGCTTTTTTGAGGTTCCTTCTATCTTGAACCCAAAAAAGGTTGGTGATTTCTCGAGAGGAATGGCTGAAGCTGATCACAAGATTCTCTCTGCTGAG ATCAAACTTGGGTCACAGTACTATTTCTATATGGAGACACAAACTGCCCTTGCAATTCCAGATGAAGACAACTGCATTGTGGTTTACAGTTCAATACAATGCCCTGAATATGCACATAGTACTATTTCGAGATGTCTTGGTATTCCTGAACATAATGTTCGTGTGATCACAAGAAGGGTTGGAGGTGGTTTTGGTGGAAAGGCCATAAGAGCAATGCCT GTTGCTACAGCATGTGCACTTGCAGCATACAAATTACGCCGCCCTGTCCGGATATATATGAATCGCAAAACTGATATGATAATAGCAGGAGGAAGACATCCAATGAAAATAACCTATAGTGTAGGATTCAAATCTGATGGCAAGATTACTGCCTTACACCTTGATATATTAATCAATGCGGGAATAGCTGCAGATATAAGCCCAATTATGCCTCACAACCTTCTGGGTGCCCTTAAAAAGTATGATTGGGGTGCTTTATCTTTTGATATAAAAGTTTGCAAAACAAACCATTCGACTAAATCAGCAATGCGTGCTCCTGGGGAGGTACAAGCTACATTTATTTCTGAAGCTGTAATTGAACATGTAGCATCTACTCTTTCCATGGATGTGGACTCTGTGAGAAGCAAAAACCTCCATACTTTCAACAGCCTCAAATTTTTCTATGAGGGCAGTGCAGGTGAACCTGTTGATTACACTTTACCTTCAATCTGGGATAAGTTGGCTAGTTCTTCAAGACTTAAACAAAGAACTGAAATGATAAAGCAGTTTAATATGTGTAATAAATGGCAGAAAAGAGGTATTTCTCAAGTACCGATTGTGCATGAAGTTTCATTGAGGCCAACTCCAGGGAAAGTAAGCATTCTTAGTGATGGATCTGTTGCTGTTGAAGTTGGAGGGATTGAGCTAGGCCAGGGGCTGTGGACCAAAGTGAAACAGATGGCTGCATTTGCTCTCAGCTCAATTCAGTGTGATGGAATGGGAGACTTCTTGGAGAAAGTAAGGGTCATACAATCAGATACATTAAGCTTAATACAGGGGGGTTTTACTGCTGGAAGCACTACATCAGAGTCCAGCTGTGAAGCTATTAGACTCTGCTGCAATATTTTGGTTGAAAGACTAACTCCTACCAAGGAAAGATTGCAGGAGCAAATGGGTTCTGTTGAATGGGGCACACTGATTCTTCAG GCACAAAGTCAAGCTGTGAACTTATCAGCAAGTTCTTACTATGTCCCTGACTTTTCTTCCATGAAATACCTAAACTATGGTGCTGCTGTAAGTGAG GTGGAGGTAAATCTTCTCACTGGAGAAACCACCATTTTGCAATCTGATATTATATATGACTGTGGGCAGAGCCTCAACCCTGCTGTGGATTTAGGACAG ATAGAAGGAGCTTTTGTCCAAGGGATTGGGTTTTTTATGCTCGAGGAATACACAACTAATTCAGAGGGACTGGTGGTCACTGAAGGCACATGGACATACAAGATCCCAACAATTGACACCATACCCAAGCAGTTCAATGTTGAGATACTGAACAGCGGACATCATACAAAACGTGTTCTTTCTTCTAAAG CTTCTGGTGAGCCACCATTACTTCTAGCAGTTTCAGTTCACTGTGCTACAAGGGCAGCTATTAGAGAAGCCCGACAACAGCTTCTTTCCTGGACTGGGCTATGCAAGTCTGATTTGACATTCCAGTTGGAGGTCCCGGCAACAATGCCTGTTGTGAAGAATTTGTGCGGACTGGAGAATGTGGAGAGCTACTTACAAAGCTTGCTCTCTTAA
- the LOC100265098 gene encoding abscisic-aldehyde oxidase isoform X2 — protein sequence MEQSEPTVNDCLVFSVNGERFEVSTIHPSTTLLEFLRSHTPFKGAKLSCGEGGCGACVVLLSKYDPVLDQVDDFAVSSCLTLLCSINGCSITTTEGLGNIKNGFHPIHERFSGFHASQCGFCTPGMCMSFFSALVNAQKTQRPEPPLGFSKLKVSEAERAIAGNLCRCTGYRPIADACKSFAADVDMEDLGFNSFWRKGDSNEVKISSLPLYNHNDKICTFPEFLKNETRPSLLLDSRRYSWNNPVSLEELQSLLGSVEDGNGTRVKVVVGNTGMGYYKEVESYDKYIDLRYIPELSMIRRDNNGIKIGATVTISKAIEALREYSKGGLYSEGDMVYKKIADHMEKIASGFIRNSASLGGNLVMAQRNHFPSDIATVLLAVGSTVNIMNGLKSEELTLEEFFRRPELDSKSILLSVKILSWDQITGISSGAKMKLLFETYRAAPRPLGNALPYLNAALMAEVFHCKTSNGIIISSCQFAFGAYGTKHPIRAAKVEEFLTGKMLSVGVLYEAIKLVRGIVVPDDGTSSPAYRASLAVSFLFEFFSHLVEPNPESHDGSVDGYSTLLVKASELKRISNQLDHGKIPTLLSPAKQVVELNRQYHPVGEPIAKSGAALQASGEAVYVDDIPSPMNCLHGAFIYSTKPYARVKGIKFKPKSLPDGVSSLISFKDIPGENIGSKTIFGIEPLFADDFTRCAGQYIAFVVADTQKHADMAANLAVVDYDVGNLELPILSVEEAVRRSSFFEVPSILNPKKVGDFSRGMAEADHKILSAEYYFYMETQTALAIPDEDNCIVVYSSIQCPEYAHSTISRCLGIPEHNVRVITRRVGGGFGGKAIRAMPVATACALAAYKLRRPVRIYMNRKTDMIIAGGRHPMKITYSVGFKSDGKITALHLDILINAGIAADISPIMPHNLLGALKKYDWGALSFDIKVCKTNHSTKSAMRAPGEVQATFISEAVIEHVASTLSMDVDSVRSKNLHTFNSLKFFYEGSAGEPVDYTLPSIWDKLASSSRLKQRTEMIKQFNMCNKWQKRGISQVPIVHEVSLRPTPGKVSILSDGSVAVEVGGIELGQGLWTKVKQMAAFALSSIQCDGMGDFLEKVRVIQSDTLSLIQGGFTAGSTTSESSCEAIRLCCNILVERLTPTKERLQEQMGSVEWGTLILQAQSQAVNLSASSYYVPDFSSMKYLNYGAAVSEVEVNLLTGETTILQSDIIYDCGQSLNPAVDLGQIEGAFVQGIGFFMLEEYTTNSEGLVVTEGTWTYKIPTIDTIPKQFNVEILNSGHHTKRVLSSKASGEPPLLLAVSVHCATRAAIREARQQLLSWTGLCKSDLTFQLEVPATMPVVKNLCGLENVESYLQSLLS from the exons ATGGAGCAGTCTGAACCAACTGTCAACGACTGTCTGGTTTTTTCTGTTAATGGGGAGAGGTTTGAGGTCTCCACCATCCACCCTTCCACTACTTTGCTTGAATTCTTGCGTTCTCACACTCCTTTCAAAGGTGCCAAGCTCAGCTGTGGTGAAG GTGGCTGTGGTGCTTGTGTTGTTCTTCTGTCCAAGTATGACCCTGTGCTTGACCAGGTGGATGATTTTGCAGTGAGTTCATGTCTTACACTGCTTTGCAGTATAAATGGATGTTCAATTACTACAACTGAAGGCCTTGGGAACATAAAAAATGGGTTCCACCCAATTCATGAAAGGTTCTCTGGATTCCATGCTTCTCAGTGTGGCTTTTGTACTCCTGGAATGTGCATGTCATTCTTCTCGGCTCTTGTCAATGCTCAGAAAACCCAGCGGCCAGAGCCCCCTCTGGGATTCTCCAAGCTTAAAGTTTCTGAAGCTGAAAGGGCTATTGCAGGAAATCTCTGTCGCTGTACTGGGTATCGACCCATTGCTGATGCCTGCAAAAGTTTTGCAGCAGATGTTGATATGGAGGATTTGGGGTTTAATTCTTTTTGGAGAAAGGGAGATAGTAATGAAGTGAAAATAAGCAGCTTACCCTTGTATAACCATAATGATAAGATTTGTACATTTCCCGAGTTCTTGAAAAATGAAACTAGGCCTTCTTTGCTTTTAGACTCTAGAAGATACTCCTGGAATAATCCTGTTAGCCTTGAGGAACTTCAAAGCTTATTGGGTTCTGTTGAGGATGGAAATGGAACTCGGGTTAAAGTAGTTGTTGGTAACACCGGTATGGGTTATTATAAGGAAGTAGAAAGCTATGACAAATATATTGATCTAAGATATATCCCTGAACTCTCAATGATTAGAAGGGATAATAATGGGATAAAAATTGGAGCAACTGTAACAATTTCTAAAGCTATTGAAGCTCTAAGGGAATACAGCAAAGGTGGACTTTACTCAGAAGGAGACATGGTCTATAAAAAAATTGCTGACCATATGGAAAAAATTGCTTCAGGGTTCATCCGGAACTCAGCTAGTCTAGGTGGAAATCTTGTGATGGCACAAAGGAACCATTTTCCATCTGACATTGCTACAGTACTTCTTGCAGTAGGTTCAACAGTAAATATAATGAATGGTCTCAAAAGTGAAGAGCTTACATTGGAGGAGTTCTTCAGAAGGCCAGAGTTAGATTCCAAAAGTATACTCTTAAGTGTCAAAATCCTGTCTTGGGATCAGATTACAGGCATTTCTTCCGGGGCCAAGATGAAGTTACTGTTTGAAACGTATCGAGCTGCACCACGACCCCTAGGAAATGCATTGCCCTATTTAAATGCTGCTTTAATGGCTGAAGTTTTTCATTGTAAAACTTCTAATGGGATTATTATAAGTAGCTGCCAGTTTGCTTTTGGTGCTTATGGGACTAAACATCCAATAAGAGCTGCAAAAGTTGAAGAATTTTTAACTGGAAAAATGCTAAGTGTTGGTGTTCTATATGAAGCTATTAAATTAGTTAGAGGCATTGTGGTACCTGATGATGGCACTTCAAGTCCAGCTTACAGGGCAAGCTTGGCTGTCAGTTTTCTTTTTGAGTTCTTTAGCCATTTGGTTGAGCCTAATCCTGAATCTCATGATGGTTCTGTGGATGGATATAGTACTTTACTGGTCAAAGCTTCTGAACTAAAAAGAATTAGCAACCAGTTAGATCATGGTAAAATCCCAACCTTGCTATCTCCTGCAAAGCAGGTAGTGGAATTGAATAGACAGTATCATCCAGTTGGTGAGCCAATTGCAAAATCTGGAGCTGCACTCCAAGCTTCTG GTGAGGctgtttatgtggatgacattccTTCTCCAATGAATTGCCTACACGGGGCTTTCATTTATAGTACGAAGCCTTACGCTCGAGTAAAGGGTATCAAATTTAAGCCTAAATCACTGCCAGATGGAGTCAGTTCACTTATTTCTTTCAAAGATATCCCAGGGGAGAACATAGGCTCTAAAACTATATTTGGTATTGAGCCTTTATTTGCTGATGATTTTACTCGATGTGCCGGACAGTATATTGCTTTTGTG GTTGCAGACACACAGAAACATGCAGATATGGCTGCAAACCTTGCAGTGGTTGATTATGATGTGGGAAATTTGGAACTGCCCATTTTATCTGTAGAAGAGGCTGTTAGGAGATCTAGCTTTTTTGAGGTTCCTTCTATCTTGAACCCAAAAAAGGTTGGTGATTTCTCGAGAGGAATGGCTGAAGCTGATCACAAGATTCTCTCTGCTGAG TACTATTTCTATATGGAGACACAAACTGCCCTTGCAATTCCAGATGAAGACAACTGCATTGTGGTTTACAGTTCAATACAATGCCCTGAATATGCACATAGTACTATTTCGAGATGTCTTGGTATTCCTGAACATAATGTTCGTGTGATCACAAGAAGGGTTGGAGGTGGTTTTGGTGGAAAGGCCATAAGAGCAATGCCT GTTGCTACAGCATGTGCACTTGCAGCATACAAATTACGCCGCCCTGTCCGGATATATATGAATCGCAAAACTGATATGATAATAGCAGGAGGAAGACATCCAATGAAAATAACCTATAGTGTAGGATTCAAATCTGATGGCAAGATTACTGCCTTACACCTTGATATATTAATCAATGCGGGAATAGCTGCAGATATAAGCCCAATTATGCCTCACAACCTTCTGGGTGCCCTTAAAAAGTATGATTGGGGTGCTTTATCTTTTGATATAAAAGTTTGCAAAACAAACCATTCGACTAAATCAGCAATGCGTGCTCCTGGGGAGGTACAAGCTACATTTATTTCTGAAGCTGTAATTGAACATGTAGCATCTACTCTTTCCATGGATGTGGACTCTGTGAGAAGCAAAAACCTCCATACTTTCAACAGCCTCAAATTTTTCTATGAGGGCAGTGCAGGTGAACCTGTTGATTACACTTTACCTTCAATCTGGGATAAGTTGGCTAGTTCTTCAAGACTTAAACAAAGAACTGAAATGATAAAGCAGTTTAATATGTGTAATAAATGGCAGAAAAGAGGTATTTCTCAAGTACCGATTGTGCATGAAGTTTCATTGAGGCCAACTCCAGGGAAAGTAAGCATTCTTAGTGATGGATCTGTTGCTGTTGAAGTTGGAGGGATTGAGCTAGGCCAGGGGCTGTGGACCAAAGTGAAACAGATGGCTGCATTTGCTCTCAGCTCAATTCAGTGTGATGGAATGGGAGACTTCTTGGAGAAAGTAAGGGTCATACAATCAGATACATTAAGCTTAATACAGGGGGGTTTTACTGCTGGAAGCACTACATCAGAGTCCAGCTGTGAAGCTATTAGACTCTGCTGCAATATTTTGGTTGAAAGACTAACTCCTACCAAGGAAAGATTGCAGGAGCAAATGGGTTCTGTTGAATGGGGCACACTGATTCTTCAG GCACAAAGTCAAGCTGTGAACTTATCAGCAAGTTCTTACTATGTCCCTGACTTTTCTTCCATGAAATACCTAAACTATGGTGCTGCTGTAAGTGAG GTGGAGGTAAATCTTCTCACTGGAGAAACCACCATTTTGCAATCTGATATTATATATGACTGTGGGCAGAGCCTCAACCCTGCTGTGGATTTAGGACAG ATAGAAGGAGCTTTTGTCCAAGGGATTGGGTTTTTTATGCTCGAGGAATACACAACTAATTCAGAGGGACTGGTGGTCACTGAAGGCACATGGACATACAAGATCCCAACAATTGACACCATACCCAAGCAGTTCAATGTTGAGATACTGAACAGCGGACATCATACAAAACGTGTTCTTTCTTCTAAAG CTTCTGGTGAGCCACCATTACTTCTAGCAGTTTCAGTTCACTGTGCTACAAGGGCAGCTATTAGAGAAGCCCGACAACAGCTTCTTTCCTGGACTGGGCTATGCAAGTCTGATTTGACATTCCAGTTGGAGGTCCCGGCAACAATGCCTGTTGTGAAGAATTTGTGCGGACTGGAGAATGTGGAGAGCTACTTACAAAGCTTGCTCTCTTAA